In Leptospira stimsonii, a single window of DNA contains:
- a CDS encoding WG repeat-containing protein, with amino-acid sequence MHPSQSISKRFFLNEFSILSILFTILILLSSGCKKKSLSVFEDGDHFGFKNQDGEIIIAPDYSFVYDFNEKGVALVFGKMGWSCIDSGNRILLNPFQYDNGPDPFVEGLARFTENKKIGFFDVGCRKIIEAKYDFAFPFEENFAVVCLGCKSIKMEEHSSIEGGKYGLIDKKGKLIIPIEYDSISVDLIEKKASAVKDKISKDIPTL; translated from the coding sequence ATGCATCCATCACAATCGATTTCTAAAAGATTCTTTTTGAATGAATTTTCTATACTGTCGATTCTTTTCACCATCTTGATTCTTCTTTCATCGGGTTGTAAAAAGAAATCGCTCAGTGTATTCGAGGATGGAGATCACTTCGGATTCAAGAATCAGGACGGCGAGATCATCATCGCGCCGGATTATTCTTTCGTCTATGATTTTAATGAAAAAGGAGTCGCGCTCGTTTTTGGGAAAATGGGATGGAGTTGTATAGATTCCGGAAATCGGATCCTATTGAATCCGTTTCAATACGACAATGGGCCCGATCCTTTCGTGGAAGGCTTGGCACGTTTTACGGAAAATAAAAAAATCGGCTTTTTCGACGTAGGATGCAGGAAGATCATCGAAGCAAAATATGATTTTGCATTTCCTTTTGAAGAAAACTTTGCCGTCGTTTGCCTCGGTTGTAAATCGATAAAGATGGAAGAGCATTCTTCAATAGAAGGTGGTAAATACGGCCTCATCGATAAAAAGGGGAAACTTATAATTCCGATAGAATATGATTCCATTTCGGTGGACCTCATTGAAAAAAAGGCGAGCGCCGTTAAGGATAAAATTTCAAAGGACATTCCTACTTTATAA
- a CDS encoding L-2-amino-thiazoline-4-carboxylic acid hydrolase, with protein MFKFKRILSKNFWYELLQNITIWKTIKKTSKFSSFEIKKIREEYNRLKKTNRIFIRDIQSEYHVSWCSIILSIYKACLGKGMKNADAIRLTEEIIFSNMNAEGISKFIETALDKSKDPFNFIVTASKQQETNFFGNTFRFSRIKDGFDSYHVHVNECMYNEFFKENAYPELMTIACKWDMISWSRGIKQEKHKIFFERPVTLGLNGEDCKFKFERILLDKIETSKNKTL; from the coding sequence ATGTTCAAATTCAAAAGAATCCTTTCCAAGAATTTTTGGTACGAATTACTTCAAAACATCACGATCTGGAAAACGATCAAAAAGACTTCAAAATTTAGTTCCTTCGAAATTAAAAAGATTCGAGAGGAATACAATAGATTAAAAAAAACAAATCGTATTTTCATCAGAGACATTCAATCCGAATATCATGTTTCCTGGTGTTCTATCATTCTTTCCATTTATAAAGCATGCTTAGGAAAAGGTATGAAGAATGCGGACGCTATCCGCCTTACTGAGGAAATTATTTTTTCAAATATGAATGCCGAGGGAATCTCGAAATTTATCGAAACCGCTCTGGATAAATCCAAAGACCCATTCAATTTTATCGTGACCGCTTCAAAACAACAGGAAACAAATTTTTTCGGGAATACGTTTCGCTTTAGCAGGATCAAAGACGGTTTCGATTCCTATCACGTCCATGTGAACGAATGTATGTACAACGAGTTTTTCAAAGAAAACGCTTATCCCGAATTGATGACAATCGCTTGCAAATGGGACATGATTTCTTGGTCTCGAGGAATCAAACAGGAAAAGCATAAGATTTTTTTCGAAAGGCCGGTCACTTTAGGGTTGAATGGAGAGGATTGTAAATTCAAGTTTGAAAGGATTCTTTTAGATAAAATAGAAACCTCAAAGAATAAAACTTTGTAA
- a CDS encoding AraC family transcriptional regulator: MQIISFILNPEYENEFIKTTNTGSLNSYIKFFGNEILFVGQSDQPTFVHLTDIDPHSFAVKLPLGSLHANFRISPKEISNKVFSFQDLPQSPAKEQILNVVQKEKNLILKIRTIEKIIGNKTPVDSFLKIILREGDDSFSSVEELSDALGYSNRQTQRLILDLTGFSPKKFLNILRFEKCKRMIQQFSHKFDLSLISAESGFFDQSHMIRDFLKFSGVSPKYYKSRMSDLSNTKASPFVRINPINP; encoded by the coding sequence TTGCAAATCATTTCTTTCATTCTCAATCCGGAATATGAAAATGAATTCATAAAAACTACTAATACCGGCTCCTTGAACTCTTATATTAAGTTTTTTGGAAATGAAATTCTATTCGTCGGACAATCCGATCAACCTACCTTTGTTCACCTCACGGACATCGATCCACATTCATTCGCCGTAAAACTTCCGCTCGGTTCCCTACATGCAAACTTTCGAATTTCTCCAAAAGAGATTTCAAACAAAGTTTTCTCTTTCCAAGATCTCCCGCAAAGCCCGGCAAAGGAACAGATCCTAAACGTGGTTCAAAAAGAAAAAAATCTCATTCTCAAAATCCGAACAATCGAAAAAATAATAGGCAACAAAACTCCCGTAGATTCTTTCCTAAAAATAATTTTAAGAGAAGGCGACGATTCTTTCAGCTCGGTTGAAGAATTGAGCGATGCCCTGGGATATTCCAATAGGCAAACACAACGACTCATCTTGGATCTTACTGGATTTTCACCGAAGAAATTCTTAAACATTCTCAGATTTGAAAAATGTAAAAGGATGATTCAACAATTTTCCCACAAGTTTGACCTTTCCTTGATCAGCGCGGAAAGCGGCTTTTTTGATCAGTCTCACATGATCAGAGACTTTTTGAAATTTTCCGGGGTCTCCCCGAAATATTATAAATCTCGCATGTCCGATTTATCCAATACGAAAGCTTCCCCCTTTGTTAGAATCAATCCAATAAATCCGTAA
- a CDS encoding DUF6714 family protein — MSNNIIEQIESAFQQTLHPGDENLVAHPSDPESQLVAQHFAGKRHWHSLTSAFLNEPRGTISFFSDMAFRFYLPAFMIADIQGTLEWDDPSVRLCWSHTTSSGEQRIAKVWGGGTIKDRAEDCHRHFDSRQVSAIVAYLWWKLNTNKDEDLCVTEALENYWLKREEE; from the coding sequence ATGTCAAACAACATCATCGAGCAAATAGAATCAGCATTTCAGCAAACCCTGCATCCTGGGGATGAAAACCTCGTTGCGCACCCATCGGATCCTGAGTCACAATTGGTCGCACAACACTTCGCTGGAAAGCGCCATTGGCATAGCTTAACCTCTGCTTTTCTGAACGAACCTCGCGGTACTATTTCATTTTTCTCTGACATGGCCTTTCGATTTTATCTCCCAGCGTTTATGATCGCTGACATACAAGGAACCCTGGAATGGGACGATCCATCTGTGCGCCTTTGCTGGTCTCACACAACATCCAGCGGCGAACAACGCATCGCCAAAGTATGGGGCGGCGGTACGATCAAGGATAGAGCGGAGGATTGTCATAGGCACTTCGATTCCCGCCAGGTTTCCGCCATTGTCGCATATCTTTGGTGGAAATTGAACACGAACAAAGACGAAGATCTCTGCGTAACTGAGGCTCTCGAAAACTATTGGCTTAAGCGAGAAGAAGAATAA
- a CDS encoding type II toxin-antitoxin system VapC family toxin: protein MQNVALIDSGPIVALFNSNDKFHKTTYKFIKSYKGSLFSSWPVVTEVVYLLSFSIEAQSDFLEWIERGSIQILDINLEDLRYIKNRMKKYSDLPMDLADASLMCIAEREGIERIISIDSDFSIYRTLKGKFLQKLLKV, encoded by the coding sequence ATGCAAAACGTCGCACTAATTGATTCCGGTCCGATTGTCGCTTTATTTAATTCTAATGATAAATTTCACAAAACAACTTACAAATTTATTAAATCCTATAAAGGTTCGCTATTCTCGTCATGGCCAGTAGTAACAGAAGTTGTTTATTTGCTTTCGTTTTCGATAGAAGCTCAATCTGATTTCTTAGAATGGATTGAAAGAGGAAGCATTCAAATTTTAGATATAAATTTAGAAGATCTTCGATACATAAAAAATCGTATGAAAAAATATTCCGACTTACCTATGGATTTAGCTGATGCCTCTTTAATGTGTATTGCAGAAAGGGAAGGGATTGAACGGATTATAAGTATTGATTCTGACTTTTCTATTTACAGAACACTAAAAGGAAAGTTTTTACAAAAGTTGTTAAAAGTATAA
- a CDS encoding ribbon-helix-helix protein, CopG family: MISLRLPPELERKLDSFAKSEGKSRSEIVKDSILEYIKNHGSLKTPFELGEDLFGKHASGVSDLAQNRKKYLHQSIKGKNAKRRTN; this comes from the coding sequence ATGATAAGTTTACGTTTACCGCCGGAGTTAGAGAGAAAATTAGATTCTTTTGCAAAATCTGAAGGTAAAAGCCGTTCAGAAATAGTCAAAGATTCTATCTTGGAGTATATTAAGAATCATGGGAGTTTAAAAACTCCATTTGAATTAGGGGAGGATTTATTTGGAAAGCATGCATCTGGAGTTTCAGATTTAGCCCAAAATCGGAAAAAATATCTTCACCAATCAATTAAGGGAAAGAATGCAAAACGTCGCACTAATTGA
- a CDS encoding HigA family addiction module antitoxin, whose amino-acid sequence MKKIPNVHPGEILYEEFLLPMDITAYRLAKETKLHPTRISEIIHCKRGISADTALRFSKFFGNSVEFWMGIQDEYEIREERERISGELKKIKSYKELISA is encoded by the coding sequence ATGAAAAAGATACCAAACGTGCATCCTGGTGAGATTCTTTACGAAGAGTTTCTTTTACCTATGGATATAACAGCTTATCGCTTAGCGAAAGAAACTAAACTACATCCAACACGTATCAGTGAAATAATTCACTGTAAAAGAGGAATATCAGCTGATACAGCTTTACGATTTTCTAAATTCTTTGGTAACTCAGTCGAATTTTGGATGGGCATTCAAGATGAATATGAAATTCGCGAAGAAAGAGAAAGAATTTCTGGTGAATTAAAAAAGATTAAGAGTTACAAAGAACTTATTAGTGCGTAA
- a CDS encoding type II toxin-antitoxin system RelE/ParE family toxin, with amino-acid sequence MINSFKSKETEKIWNQEFSKKLPNQIQLLAYRKLVMIARSKQVDDLKIPPANHLEKLSGSRTGQYSIRINDQWRICFKWKDGNAYDVEIFDYH; translated from the coding sequence GTGATTAATTCCTTTAAATCAAAGGAAACAGAAAAAATCTGGAACCAAGAGTTTTCTAAAAAACTACCTAACCAGATTCAATTGTTAGCATATCGAAAATTAGTGATGATCGCAAGATCAAAGCAGGTAGATGATTTGAAAATTCCGCCTGCAAATCACTTAGAAAAACTTTCCGGAAGTAGAACAGGGCAATACAGCATTCGAATCAATGATCAGTGGCGAATCTGCTTTAAATGGAAAGATGGCAATGCTTATGATGTTGAAATTTTCGATTATCATTAG